The Gimibacter soli genome includes a region encoding these proteins:
- a CDS encoding efflux RND transporter periplasmic adaptor subunit: MTRFPHLAALALALIASTAASAQDRPPTPVDVAQPIVRSVTEYNEYTGRFEAAQQVEIRARVSGYVQEIRFKDGEDVKAGDVLIVIDPRPYRANVARAKADKSHAVAMRKLAELEVARGEKLIKSNNIPADELDKRRANLSAATATEEAAQAALTNAELDLEFTEVKAPFDGRLSRKLVDIGTLVSGGSPQSTVLVNIVSRGLAHFWFDAPEADYLHFLRLDNRGERTSARFEVKKVQVRLLDEQEFVHEGYLDFLDNRINEGTGTLRARAVFDEGGELLIPGAFGRLRLPAYGPHEVMLLPDTAILSDQGRKLVYVIGEGNVVGVRMVETGPIAEGMRIVRSGIQPTDKVIVNGGVKVRPGMPVAPNPVDLAASAS, encoded by the coding sequence ACCTTGCCGCACTCGCCCTTGCCCTGATCGCCAGCACAGCCGCCTCCGCGCAGGACAGGCCGCCCACCCCCGTGGATGTGGCGCAGCCTATTGTCCGCTCGGTGACCGAATATAACGAATATACGGGCCGGTTCGAGGCCGCCCAGCAGGTGGAAATCCGCGCCCGTGTGTCGGGCTATGTGCAGGAAATCCGCTTCAAGGACGGCGAGGATGTGAAGGCGGGCGATGTGCTGATCGTCATCGATCCGCGCCCCTACCGGGCGAATGTGGCGCGCGCCAAAGCGGACAAGAGCCACGCAGTTGCCATGCGGAAACTGGCGGAGCTTGAGGTTGCCCGGGGCGAAAAGCTGATCAAGAGCAACAATATCCCGGCAGACGAGCTCGACAAGCGCCGCGCCAACCTTTCGGCGGCGACGGCGACCGAGGAAGCCGCCCAAGCAGCGCTCACGAATGCGGAACTTGATCTGGAATTCACCGAGGTGAAGGCGCCCTTCGATGGCCGCCTGTCGCGCAAGCTTGTGGATATCGGCACGCTTGTCTCGGGCGGGTCGCCGCAATCGACGGTGCTTGTGAATATCGTCAGCCGCGGGCTCGCGCATTTCTGGTTCGACGCGCCGGAGGCCGACTATCTGCATTTCCTGCGGCTCGATAACCGGGGCGAGCGCACGTCGGCCCGGTTCGAGGTCAAGAAGGTGCAGGTGCGGCTCCTGGACGAACAGGAGTTTGTCCATGAAGGGTATCTCGATTTTCTCGATAACCGCATCAACGAAGGCACCGGCACGCTGCGGGCCCGGGCTGTGTTTGACGAGGGCGGCGAACTGCTGATCCCCGGTGCCTTCGGGCGCCTGCGCCTGCCGGCTTACGGCCCGCATGAAGTGATGCTGCTGCCGGATACGGCGATCCTTTCCGATCAGGGGCGGAAGCTCGTTTATGTGATTGGCGAAGGCAATGTGGTGGGGGTTCGCATGGTCGAAACCGGCCCGATTGCCGAGGGCATGCGGATCGTGCGGAGCGGCATCCAGCCGACCGACAAGGTGATCGTCAACGGCGGGGTGAAGGTCCGCCCCGGCATGCCTGTCGCCCCCAATCCGGTTGATCTTGCCGCCAGCGCCAGCTGA
- a CDS encoding efflux RND transporter permease subunit, with protein MRFFQNFIDRPIFATVISILIVIVGAVSYIGLPVSQYPEVAPPTIQVVANYPGASAETVADTVATPIEQEINGVEGMLYMLSQATGDGLLTITVTFATGTDLDDAQVLVQNRVAIAEPRLPEEVRRLGVITRKNSPDLMMVIHLSSPDGSRDQLYISNYAKTQIVDRLARIEGVGEARIFAERAYSMRVWLDPDRIAARELTAGDVVSALRRNNLQVASGVINQLPVKDQGAFELGVRTQGRLTAPEEFANIVVKTDTEGRVTRVRDIGRVELGAQDFSNNGYLNADPALPIAIFQRPGSNALATAAEIIAAMEDIASEFPAGMVHTIAYNPTDYIERSVDAVYDTIFEAILLVVIVIAVFLQSWRASLIPVIAIPVSLIGTFAVMAAFGFSINNLTLFGLVLAVGIVVDDAIVVVENVERYLKAGLPAREAARKTLSEVGGALIAIALVLVAVFVPAAFITGISGQFYRQFALTIATATVISAIVSLTLSPALAALLLKAHGEEGEEGHKARPWDAYVTRFSDAFNKGFDRLSDRYGALTEKLTGRTLAMSGVYAGLLLATVLVFARVPTGFIPQQDVGYFITVIQLPPGSSLSRTDEVVRRASAILAEHPAIANAAAFAGFDGATFTNAPNAGAIFSPLKPFEERLSDGWTIDKVMGEVQMKFFGIKEAMIFVVQPPPVSGIGSAGGWKLYLQDRGGRGSAMLAGQAYGLMGAASQSPVVRQPFTLFNTATPQIYADIDRVKAQMLGVPPERIFETLEVYLGSAFVNDFNFLGRTYRVTARADGEFRDDPSDISGLRTRSDNGEMVPIGSVATFENQTAPYRVSRYNLYPAAELIGDVAPGYSTGDAIAEMEGIAANVLPDGFAIEWTDLAYQELTQGDTSVVAFSLAVVFVFLLLAALYESWMLPLAVILIVPMCILAAMIGVSMRGMDNNILTQIGLLVLIGLAAKNAILIVEFARQLENEGRTRFEAAVEAARLRLRPILMTSFAFIFGVIPLAIASGAGAEMRQSLGTAVFSGMLGVTFFGLIFTPVFYVICRTAGGWWERRSAREAQAKAS; from the coding sequence ATGCGCTTCTTCCAGAATTTCATCGACCGGCCGATTTTCGCGACGGTCATCTCCATTCTGATCGTCATTGTCGGGGCCGTCAGCTATATCGGCCTGCCGGTTTCGCAATATCCCGAAGTTGCCCCGCCGACCATTCAGGTGGTGGCCAACTATCCGGGTGCATCCGCCGAAACCGTGGCCGATACGGTGGCCACACCCATCGAGCAGGAAATCAACGGCGTTGAAGGCATGCTCTATATGCTGTCGCAGGCGACGGGGGACGGGCTGCTTACCATCACGGTGACCTTCGCGACGGGCACCGATCTGGATGACGCGCAGGTGCTGGTGCAGAACCGCGTGGCGATTGCCGAGCCGCGCCTGCCCGAGGAAGTGCGGCGCCTGGGCGTCATCACCCGCAAAAACTCGCCGGACCTGATGATGGTGATCCACCTCAGCTCCCCCGATGGCAGCCGCGACCAGCTTTATATCTCGAACTATGCCAAGACCCAGATCGTGGACCGGCTGGCGCGGATCGAAGGCGTGGGCGAAGCCCGCATCTTTGCCGAACGGGCCTATTCGATGCGGGTCTGGCTGGACCCTGACCGGATCGCCGCGCGGGAACTGACAGCAGGGGATGTGGTCAGTGCGCTTCGCCGCAACAACCTGCAGGTTGCCTCCGGCGTCATCAACCAGTTGCCGGTGAAGGATCAGGGCGCATTCGAGCTTGGCGTGCGCACACAAGGCCGGCTGACAGCACCCGAAGAGTTCGCCAACATCGTGGTGAAAACCGATACCGAAGGCCGCGTCACCCGTGTGCGGGATATCGGCCGGGTGGAACTGGGTGCGCAGGACTTTTCGAACAACGGTTACCTGAATGCCGATCCGGCCCTGCCGATCGCCATTTTCCAGCGGCCGGGGTCGAACGCGCTGGCAACGGCTGCCGAGATCATCGCGGCGATGGAGGATATCGCCTCCGAGTTTCCGGCGGGCATGGTGCATACGATTGCCTATAACCCGACCGATTATATTGAGCGCTCGGTCGATGCCGTTTACGACACGATCTTCGAGGCCATCTTGCTCGTCGTCATCGTGATTGCCGTGTTCCTGCAGTCATGGCGGGCGTCGCTGATTCCGGTGATCGCGATCCCTGTGTCGCTGATCGGCACCTTTGCGGTGATGGCGGCCTTCGGTTTCTCAATCAATAACCTGACCCTTTTCGGGCTGGTGCTAGCCGTGGGTATCGTGGTCGATGACGCGATTGTGGTGGTCGAGAATGTGGAACGCTACCTGAAGGCCGGGCTGCCGGCGCGGGAAGCGGCACGGAAGACGCTTTCCGAGGTCGGCGGCGCCCTGATCGCAATTGCGCTGGTGCTTGTCGCCGTGTTCGTGCCGGCGGCCTTCATCACCGGTATCAGCGGGCAGTTCTACCGCCAGTTCGCACTGACGATCGCGACCGCAACGGTGATTTCCGCCATCGTTTCGCTCACCCTTTCGCCAGCGCTTGCCGCGCTTCTCTTGAAGGCGCACGGCGAAGAGGGGGAGGAAGGCCATAAGGCGCGGCCATGGGACGCCTATGTGACCCGCTTCTCGGACGCCTTCAACAAGGGCTTCGACCGGCTGTCGGATCGTTACGGCGCCCTGACAGAGAAGCTCACTGGGCGTACGCTTGCCATGAGCGGTGTCTATGCCGGGCTGCTGCTAGCCACCGTCCTGGTGTTCGCGCGCGTTCCCACGGGGTTCATCCCGCAGCAGGATGTTGGTTATTTCATCACTGTGATCCAGTTGCCGCCGGGGTCGTCCCTGTCGCGGACTGACGAAGTGGTGCGCCGGGCCTCGGCCATCCTCGCCGAGCATCCGGCCATCGCCAATGCCGCTGCCTTTGCGGGCTTCGATGGTGCCACCTTCACGAATGCGCCGAACGCCGGTGCGATCTTCTCGCCACTCAAGCCGTTCGAGGAGCGCCTTTCGGATGGCTGGACCATCGACAAGGTGATGGGCGAAGTGCAGATGAAGTTTTTCGGCATCAAGGAAGCCATGATCTTCGTCGTGCAGCCGCCGCCGGTGAGCGGTATCGGCAGCGCGGGCGGCTGGAAACTTTACCTGCAGGATCGTGGCGGGCGCGGCAGTGCAATGCTCGCGGGGCAAGCCTACGGCCTGATGGGCGCGGCGAGCCAAAGCCCTGTGGTGCGCCAGCCCTTCACGCTCTTCAATACCGCAACGCCGCAGATATATGCGGATATCGACCGGGTGAAGGCGCAGATGCTGGGCGTGCCGCCTGAGCGGATTTTCGAGACGCTTGAGGTTTATCTCGGCTCTGCCTTCGTCAACGATTTCAACTTCCTTGGCCGCACCTACCGCGTAACCGCGCGGGCAGACGGTGAATTCCGTGATGACCCGAGCGATATTTCGGGCCTGCGCACACGGTCGGACAACGGCGAGATGGTGCCGATCGGCTCTGTCGCCACATTCGAGAACCAGACGGCCCCCTACCGGGTGTCGCGCTATAACCTCTATCCCGCCGCCGAATTGATCGGCGACGTGGCACCGGGCTATTCGACCGGCGATGCGATTGCCGAAATGGAGGGGATTGCCGCGAATGTGCTGCCCGACGGGTTCGCCATCGAGTGGACGGATCTTGCCTATCAGGAACTGACGCAGGGTGACACCAGCGTGGTCGCCTTCTCGCTGGCTGTTGTTTTCGTCTTCCTGCTCTTGGCCGCCCTTTATGAAAGCTGGATGCTGCCGCTCGCGGTGATCCTGATCGTGCCGATGTGTATTCTGGCCGCCATGATCGGCGTGTCGATGCGGGGAATGGACAATAATATCCTCACCCAGATCGGGCTTCTGGTGCTGATCGGCCTTGCCGCCAAGAATGCCATCCTGATCGTCGAGTTTGCCCGTCAGCTGGAAAACGAGGGCCGCACACGGTTTGAAGCCGCGGTCGAGGCCGCCCGTCTGCGCCTTCGGCCCATCCTGATGACATCCTTTGCCTTCATCTTCGGCGTGATCCCGCTCGCCATTGCCTCAGGGGCCGGGGCGGAGATGCGCCAGTCGCTGGGCACGGCGGTTTTCTCGGGGATGCTGGGCGTTACCTTCTTCGGGCTGATCTTCACACCGGTCTTCTATGTCATTTGCCGCACAGCCGGCGGCTGGTGGGAACGCCGGAGCGCACGTGAGGCTCAGGCAAAAGCGTCGTAA
- a CDS encoding sulfite exporter TauE/SafE family protein → MIEMIPTDPWFYAAAIPAVVITGVSKGGFGGIALLAVPLLSLAVPPTEAAAIMLPLLLFMDLFGVRAWRGQADWGHLKKLLPGAAVGIIIGGLTASMVSADMVRLMVGIIAVAFCLYSWWPRKAAEAENGPKAPSNDGQFWGAVAGYTSYIAHAGSPPFHTYLLPKKLAPGVFAATGVWFFALVNAGKLPAYILAGQLTLKAAVAAAVLAPLVPIGFKLGMWLNARVSHALFYRIIYAAVFLSGLKLIYDAFA, encoded by the coding sequence ATGATTGAAATGATCCCGACCGACCCCTGGTTTTATGCCGCCGCCATCCCGGCGGTGGTAATTACCGGCGTGTCGAAAGGCGGGTTCGGCGGCATTGCGCTTCTGGCTGTGCCGCTGTTGTCGCTTGCCGTGCCGCCAACCGAAGCGGCGGCGATCATGCTGCCGCTTCTGTTGTTCATGGACCTTTTCGGGGTGCGCGCCTGGCGCGGTCAGGCGGATTGGGGCCATCTGAAGAAACTGCTGCCCGGCGCGGCGGTCGGCATCATCATCGGCGGGCTGACCGCCAGTATGGTCAGCGCCGACATGGTGCGGCTGATGGTCGGCATCATCGCCGTCGCCTTCTGTCTTTACAGCTGGTGGCCAAGGAAAGCGGCGGAGGCAGAAAACGGCCCGAAAGCCCCGTCGAATGACGGCCAGTTCTGGGGCGCAGTCGCGGGCTATACAAGCTATATCGCCCACGCGGGTTCGCCGCCCTTCCACACCTACCTGCTGCCCAAGAAGCTGGCGCCGGGCGTGTTTGCCGCCACCGGTGTGTGGTTCTTCGCGCTGGTGAATGCGGGCAAGCTGCCGGCCTATATCCTCGCCGGGCAACTGACCCTGAAGGCGGCTGTTGCCGCCGCCGTGCTGGCGCCGCTCGTGCCCATCGGTTTCAAGCTCGGCATGTGGCTCAATGCCCGTGTGTCGCACGCGCTTTTTTACCGCATCATTTATGCGGCTGTGTTCCTCTCGGGCCTCAAACTCATTTACGACGCTTTTGCCTGA
- a CDS encoding PAS domain-containing sensor histidine kinase: MSEVEEIIARLVGLAPNAFYLIDAGGIIRYANPGASEMTGYGQEELVGDHFEKLIPTELRQHHTRYFDDHSRSGAPIYLMGQRDALPMLTKDGETRAVGTSIVKSDANGELLFGVIMTDMTPLKQAHSLLVQREAELKSSLTRLRHAEARFLMAQQLANVGSWDWNIATGDLYWSDEVYRICGYDNTSQPPGMTEVARMIHPEDRDKVKEAVDRVLTGELDQYDIQHRIMRRDRKVRVVRQIGRVERNDLGRPRLVIGSVQDFTDVSNLQDKMNEALMRETEANRSKTEFLANLSHELRTPLNAIIGYAGLIQSLDFTSDNQERLKGYAGYISHAGSLLNELVGDILEMSRVDLGLVELREQELEVGSLLEKVRTMSQTRAKEKNIRLYIECAKDMPQLWGDRLRLLQVILNLVTNSIKFTEPGGWVTMEAYVRRDHGIRLAVSDNGCGMSPDDVSRAVARFSKLHSVWTSEKQSGLGLGLAIVDALSKLHQAKLSIDSTPGAGTTVILDFPPERTMVAEKSLTLDTAS, from the coding sequence ATGAGCGAAGTTGAAGAAATCATCGCGCGCCTTGTGGGGCTGGCCCCCAACGCCTTCTACCTGATCGACGCTGGCGGCATCATCCGCTACGCCAATCCCGGCGCATCCGAGATGACAGGCTACGGGCAGGAAGAACTCGTCGGCGATCACTTCGAAAAACTGATCCCGACCGAGCTTCGCCAGCACCATACCCGCTATTTCGACGATCATAGCCGGAGCGGCGCGCCGATCTATCTGATGGGCCAGCGCGACGCCCTGCCGATGCTGACCAAGGACGGCGAAACCCGTGCGGTTGGCACGTCGATTGTGAAAAGCGACGCGAACGGCGAACTCTTGTTCGGCGTGATCATGACCGACATGACCCCGCTGAAGCAGGCGCATTCGCTGCTGGTGCAGCGCGAGGCGGAACTGAAAAGCTCGCTCACGCGCCTCCGCCACGCCGAAGCCCGCTTCCTGATGGCGCAGCAACTGGCCAATGTGGGCAGCTGGGACTGGAACATCGCAACCGGCGATCTTTACTGGTCGGACGAGGTTTACCGAATCTGCGGGTACGACAACACCAGTCAGCCGCCGGGCATGACCGAAGTTGCCCGGATGATCCATCCTGAAGACCGGGACAAGGTGAAAGAAGCCGTGGACCGGGTGTTGACGGGCGAGTTGGACCAGTATGATATCCAGCACCGGATCATGCGGCGCGATCGCAAGGTGCGTGTCGTTCGCCAAATCGGCCGGGTGGAGCGCAACGACCTTGGCCGCCCCCGCCTGGTGATCGGATCGGTGCAGGATTTCACCGATGTCAGCAACCTGCAGGACAAGATGAATGAAGCGCTGATGCGCGAAACCGAAGCCAACCGCAGCAAGACGGAGTTTCTGGCGAACCTCAGCCACGAACTGCGCACACCGCTCAACGCCATCATCGGCTACGCGGGCCTTATCCAGAGCCTCGATTTCACGTCTGACAATCAGGAGCGACTGAAAGGCTATGCCGGCTATATCAGCCACGCCGGATCGCTGCTCAATGAACTTGTCGGCGATATCCTTGAAATGTCCCGCGTTGACCTTGGCCTTGTGGAACTGCGCGAGCAGGAGCTGGAGGTCGGCAGTTTGCTCGAGAAAGTGCGGACCATGTCCCAGACCCGCGCCAAGGAAAAGAATATCCGGCTTTATATCGAGTGCGCGAAAGATATGCCCCAGCTTTGGGGAGACAGGCTGCGGCTTCTGCAGGTCATCCTCAATCTTGTCACCAACAGCATCAAATTCACCGAGCCCGGCGGGTGGGTAACGATGGAGGCCTATGTGCGGCGCGATCATGGCATCCGGCTTGCGGTGTCTGATAACGGCTGCGGCATGAGCCCCGACGACGTCTCTCGTGCCGTCGCGCGCTTCTCGAAGCTGCATTCGGTGTGGACAAGCGAAAAGCAAAGCGGCCTCGGGCTTGGCCTCGCCATTGTGGACGCGCTATCGAAACTGCATCAGGCCAAGCTTTCCATCGATTCCACACCCGGCGCCGGCACCACGGTCATCCTCGACTTCCCGCCCGAGCGCACGATGGTGGCAGAGAAAAGCCTCACCCTCGATACCGCGTCCTGA
- a CDS encoding Crp/Fnr family transcriptional regulator, producing MFATEGVKETSVRQSCPTHDDLANIACTHGKEVSFDRRAVIATCRSPLETVYLIRSGCAVCYVDLPCGRTFYPQLFIPGDFAPARVLVHGDVRVNLMALNKVTATALPRAQLFALLDERPSLYPALTQELLSSIQKCSLRGTITNFGDAQSKLVAFLAELWLRSRPDELPKVGDAIPLGITQTEIGLINGLSKAQTSRTFRELEQAGKLVRTDRLITILDPEPIREALQDFKAMGLF from the coding sequence TTGTTTGCAACCGAAGGTGTAAAAGAGACAAGTGTTCGTCAGTCATGTCCGACCCACGATGACTTGGCCAATATTGCATGCACACATGGCAAAGAAGTCTCCTTTGACCGTCGCGCTGTCATTGCAACTTGCCGTTCCCCGCTCGAGACCGTGTATCTGATCCGCAGCGGCTGTGCTGTTTGCTATGTCGACTTGCCCTGTGGCCGCACTTTCTACCCCCAGCTTTTCATCCCCGGCGATTTTGCGCCGGCCCGCGTCCTGGTGCATGGCGACGTCCGGGTGAACCTGATGGCACTGAACAAGGTGACAGCCACAGCCCTGCCCCGTGCACAGCTTTTTGCCCTTCTGGACGAACGGCCATCGCTGTATCCCGCGCTGACGCAGGAACTTCTGAGTTCAATCCAGAAATGCTCGCTTCGGGGCACAATCACCAACTTCGGGGACGCACAATCCAAGCTCGTCGCCTTCCTGGCAGAACTGTGGCTGCGCAGCCGCCCCGATGAACTGCCTAAAGTGGGCGATGCCATCCCGCTGGGCATTACCCAAACCGAGATCGGCCTCATCAACGGCCTATCGAAGGCACAAACCAGCCGTACATTCAGGGAGCTGGAGCAGGCCGGCAAACTGGTACGGACGGACCGGCTCATCACCATTCTCGACCCTGAGCCGATCAGGGAAGCATTACAGGACTTCAAGGCCATGGGCCTGTTTTGA
- a CDS encoding TetR/AcrR family transcriptional regulator, giving the protein MTGLREQQKAQRRRQIEVAAAELFVEKGFADATIEEIARRAMVSAPTVYNYYGTKGDLLLALVARGEEGIAAHMPDFEARAAVEEPVDLVTAVIASNVRDTLSALSRELWGHVVAFVATSPDPEVAPKYLNTIAEGLAAAIESVLRAYQASGRVIDAVNARETAYMLTRLERIHFLNFVYLKSMTLEALEAAIAADVAVVMAGITRPAASGRA; this is encoded by the coding sequence ATGACAGGCTTGCGTGAACAACAGAAGGCCCAGCGGCGTCGCCAGATCGAGGTGGCGGCTGCTGAACTCTTTGTCGAAAAAGGCTTTGCCGACGCCACCATCGAGGAAATCGCGCGTCGTGCGATGGTGTCCGCGCCGACCGTTTATAATTATTACGGCACGAAGGGTGACCTGCTGCTGGCGCTGGTGGCGCGCGGGGAAGAGGGGATTGCCGCCCATATGCCCGATTTCGAAGCACGGGCCGCAGTCGAGGAGCCGGTTGATCTGGTCACAGCCGTGATCGCCTCGAACGTGCGGGATACGCTTTCCGCCCTGTCGCGGGAACTCTGGGGGCATGTCGTCGCCTTCGTTGCGACCTCGCCGGACCCGGAAGTAGCGCCCAAGTATCTGAATACGATTGCGGAAGGGCTGGCAGCGGCCATTGAATCCGTACTGCGGGCCTATCAGGCATCGGGCCGGGTTATCGATGCGGTGAATGCCCGCGAGACCGCCTATATGCTGACCCGGCTGGAGCGCATCCATTTCCTGAATTTCGTCTATCTGAAATCCATGACGCTGGAAGCGCTGGAGGCGGCAATCGCTGCGGACGTGGCTGTCGTGATGGCGGGGATCACGCGCCCTGCTGCATCAGGACGGGCTTAA
- a CDS encoding TonB-dependent receptor, whose product MAIKARYKLSLTLAGSTAAIALLAGAPVVHADDDVTFEEITVTASRRAERIQDIPYNISAVTGGTIERANMLDSAELLRSVSGVTVADRGPRNASAVNSIRIRGLNVDSSVLGDYAVSAAASVSTYLGDTPLFANLLLKDLERVEVLRGPQGTLYGSGALGGTVRYIPNKPDTAEFTGQVAGSMSKVKGSDSVGWTGDLTLNVPLSDKLAFRATGARQDFPGLTDYVNVYELDGNGAPVAPNGILSPDASYKNVEDADTYDVWFGRAALMFKPSDTVEITASYMRQSDDIGGRRAETVGKDGFGNTYGRYEVGSVQLEPAEADVEMMALEASIDLGFATLTSSTSHYDVDGWSTSENTGFYAQAGWLGFYYNFARPMATAYRTYYDKAFVQEVRLVSEGSGPIQYVVGLYYQDQDRQSTQQSFLPGAFEYLDALYGPGITWANPNNQDFEYSLTENFKQKAVYGELTWALSENFDVTGGVRWFDNDSTSTSYMDLPFYVGLFTPLNGAPIEGGESKAIFKANATYHLSDDSLVYATFSQGYRRGGVNAVPTAGTFAENPAWIVYEPDTVDNYELGFKGSADGLRYTASVFYVDWSNPQLNTSTPNWGFFAVANGDKASTKGVELELEGQIGTSLNYTVGYAFADAKLKDDFISPTGANYAPDGTRLPSSPKHMFNVALTNTHPISESMTLISRVDGYMQSKVRNTIGTTSSLTRDIGGYGIWNGSVTLAMEEIDISIWLKNAFNARGVSGVFTNAYMGTAPSEGYYGNGSKEQIALPRTFGLSATYRF is encoded by the coding sequence ATGGCCATCAAGGCTCGTTATAAGCTCAGTCTCACGCTCGCCGGATCAACGGCGGCAATCGCACTTCTCGCCGGGGCGCCTGTCGTCCATGCGGACGATGATGTCACTTTCGAGGAAATCACGGTTACGGCGTCGCGCCGTGCCGAGCGTATCCAGGATATCCCCTATAATATCTCGGCTGTCACCGGCGGCACGATCGAACGCGCCAACATGCTGGATTCGGCCGAGCTTCTGCGCTCGGTTTCCGGTGTCACGGTCGCTGACCGCGGCCCGCGTAACGCCAGCGCCGTGAACAGCATCCGCATCCGCGGCCTCAACGTGGATAGCTCGGTACTTGGTGACTATGCAGTCTCTGCTGCAGCGTCCGTTTCCACCTACCTTGGCGACACGCCGCTTTTCGCGAACCTCCTGCTGAAGGATCTGGAGCGGGTCGAGGTGCTGCGTGGGCCGCAGGGCACGCTTTATGGCTCGGGCGCGCTCGGCGGTACGGTTCGCTATATCCCGAACAAGCCGGATACAGCTGAATTCACCGGCCAGGTGGCAGGCTCAATGAGCAAGGTGAAGGGCTCGGACAGTGTGGGCTGGACGGGTGACCTGACGCTCAACGTACCGCTTTCCGACAAGCTCGCCTTCCGCGCCACCGGCGCACGGCAGGATTTCCCCGGCCTCACCGACTATGTGAATGTGTATGAGCTGGACGGGAACGGGGCACCGGTCGCGCCGAACGGCATCCTGTCGCCGGATGCTTCCTACAAGAATGTCGAGGACGCCGACACCTATGATGTCTGGTTCGGTCGCGCTGCCCTGATGTTCAAGCCGTCCGATACAGTTGAAATCACCGCCAGCTATATGCGCCAGTCGGATGATATCGGTGGCCGCCGCGCTGAAACGGTTGGCAAGGATGGCTTCGGCAACACCTATGGCCGCTACGAAGTTGGCTCGGTGCAGCTTGAGCCCGCCGAAGCGGATGTCGAGATGATGGCACTTGAGGCCAGTATCGATCTCGGCTTCGCGACGCTCACATCATCGACCAGCCACTATGATGTGGATGGCTGGAGCACCAGCGAAAACACAGGCTTCTATGCACAGGCCGGCTGGCTGGGCTTCTATTATAACTTCGCGCGCCCGATGGCGACGGCTTACCGCACCTATTATGACAAGGCTTTCGTGCAGGAAGTGCGGCTGGTTTCTGAAGGGTCCGGCCCCATCCAGTATGTCGTCGGCCTTTACTATCAGGATCAGGACCGGCAATCGACGCAGCAGAGCTTCCTGCCCGGTGCCTTTGAATATCTGGACGCCCTTTACGGCCCCGGTATCACCTGGGCGAACCCGAACAATCAGGATTTCGAATATAGCCTGACCGAGAATTTCAAGCAGAAGGCCGTTTACGGCGAACTGACCTGGGCTCTCAGCGAAAACTTCGATGTGACGGGCGGTGTGCGCTGGTTTGATAACGACAGCACGTCGACCTCCTATATGGACCTGCCCTTCTATGTGGGGCTTTTCACCCCGCTGAACGGCGCGCCTATCGAGGGCGGTGAAAGCAAGGCGATCTTCAAGGCGAATGCCACCTATCACCTCAGTGACGACAGCCTCGTTTACGCGACCTTCAGCCAGGGCTATCGCCGCGGCGGCGTGAATGCGGTGCCGACAGCCGGTACTTTTGCCGAAAACCCTGCCTGGATCGTTTACGAGCCCGATACGGTCGATAACTACGAGCTTGGCTTCAAGGGCTCGGCCGATGGCCTGCGCTACACCGCCAGCGTCTTCTATGTCGACTGGTCCAACCCGCAGCTCAACACCTCGACCCCCAACTGGGGCTTCTTCGCGGTGGCAAACGGCGACAAGGCTTCAACCAAAGGGGTGGAGCTGGAACTTGAAGGCCAAATCGGCACCAGCCTCAACTATACGGTCGGCTATGCCTTTGCGGACGCCAAGCTGAAGGATGACTTCATCTCGCCGACCGGCGCCAACTATGCGCCCGATGGCACCCGGCTGCCGTCTTCGCCGAAGCATATGTTCAATGTGGCGCTGACAAATACCCACCCGATTTCCGAAAGCATGACGCTGATCAGCCGGGTGGACGGCTATATGCAGTCGAAGGTCAGAAACACCATCGGCACCACCAGCAGCCTGACCCGCGATATCGGCGGCTACGGCATCTGGAACGGCTCGGTGACGCTGGCGATGGAGGAAATTGATATCTCCATCTGGCTGAAGAATGCCTTCAATGCGCGGGGCGTGAGCGGTGTGTTCACCAATGCCTATATGGGCACGGCACCAAGCGAAGGCTATTACGGCAACGGCTCCAAGGAGCAGATCGCGCTGCCGCGTACCTTCGGCCTGTCGGCCACCTACCGCTTCTGA